The proteins below are encoded in one region of Antennarius striatus isolate MH-2024 chromosome 7, ASM4005453v1, whole genome shotgun sequence:
- the lim2.2 gene encoding lens intrinsic membrane protein 2.2 translates to MLYSLAGGGTLCGVAALVLLIVSTATDFWMQYRYSGSSANQGLWRFCINHKCHAHTITVAFWDATRAFMLLAVLSCFAGVVLGLSAFNNGTKNRRVRTGGIALVLSGFLALLALAIYTGVTVTFFGKRFLDWRFSWSYIIGWVAIILAFAAGVFQLCAYQRTTAEPASSNVPDS, encoded by the exons ATGCTGTATTCTTTAGCAGGAGGAGGCACACTTTGCGGTGTGGCCGCACTTGTGCTCCTCATTGTCTCTACGGCAACAGACTTCTGGATGCAGTATCGATACTCGGGTAGCTCTGCCAACCAGGGGCTTTGGAGGTTCTGCATTAATCACAAATGCCATGCCCACACTATTACTGTAG CCTTCTGGGATGCCACTCGAGCCTTTATGTTGCTGGCAGTGCTGAGCTGCTTTGCCGGCGTGGTGCTTGGTCTCAGTGCCTTCAATAATGGTACCAAGAACAGAAGGGTCCGTACAGGTGGCATCGCCCTCGTCCTGTCag GATTTCTTGCTCTGTTGGCTTTGGCAATCTACACTGGAGTGACTGTCACATTCTTTGGCAAACGCTTCTTGGACTGGCGCTTTTCCTGGTCCTACATCATCGGATGGGTGGCTATCATTTTGGCTTTTGCAGCAG GTGTGTTTCAGCTCTGTGCTTACCAACGGACCACTGCAGAACCCGCTTCTTCAAACGTCCCTGATAGCTGA